From Eptesicus fuscus isolate TK198812 chromosome 13, DD_ASM_mEF_20220401, whole genome shotgun sequence, the proteins below share one genomic window:
- the TBC1D10C gene encoding carabin has product MAQALGEDLVQDDSSSLGSDSELSGPGPYRQADRYGFIGGSSAEPGPGHPPADLIRQREMKWVEMTSHWEKTMSRRYKKVKMQCRKGIPSALRARCWPLLCGAHVHQENSPDTYQELAEAPGDPQWMETISRDLHRQFPLHEMFVSPQGHGQQGLLQVLKAYTLYRPEQGYCQAQGPVAAVLLMHLPPEEAFWCLVQICELYLPGYYGPHMEAVRLDAEVFMALLRRLLPRVHKHLQQVGVGPLLYLPEWFLCLFARSLPFPTVLRVWDAFLSEGVKVLFRVGLTLVRLALGTTEQRQACPGLLETLGALRAIPPAQLQEEVFMSQVHSVALSEQDLQRELKAQLAQLPESTSGPPPRPKARLAGARAIFEAQQLARARGGARPEVPRIVVQPPDEPRPPRRKPQTRGKTFHGLLTRSKGPPIEGPPRSHRSSTSFLDTRF; this is encoded by the exons atggcccaggccctgggtgagGACCTGGTGCAGGATGACTCCAGCTCTTTGGGTTCCGACTCGGAGCTGAGTGGGCCGGGCCCATATCGCCAGGCTGACCGCTATGGCTTCATTGGGGGCAGCTCAGCAGAGCCAGG GCCAGGTCACCCTCCCGCAGATCTTATCCGCCAGAGGGAGATGAAGTGGGTGGAGATGACGTCACACTGGGAGAAAACCATGTCTCGCCGGTACAAGAAG GTAAAGATGCAATGCCGGAAGggcatcccctcagccctgcgTGCCCGGTGCTGGCCCCTGCTGTGCGGGGCTCACGTGCATCAGGAGAACAGCCCTGACACTTACCAG GAACTGGCTGAGGCCCCAGGAGATCCCCAGTGGATGGAGACCATCAGCAGGGACCTGCACCGCCAGTTCCCTCTGCACGAGATGTTTGTGTCACCCCAGGGTCACGG GCAGCAGGGGCTCCTGCAGGTACTCAAGGCCTACACCCTGTATCGGCCGGAACAGGGCTactgccaggcccagggccctgtggCTGCTGTGCTGCTCATGCATCTGCCCCCGGAG GAGGCCTTCTGGTGCCTGGTGCAGATCTGCGAGCTTTACCTGCCCGGCTACTATGGGCCCCACATG GAGGCCGTGAGGCTGGACGCCGAGGTGTTCATGGCCCTGCTGCGGCGGCTGCTCCCGCGCGTGCACAAGCACCTGCAGCAGGTGGGCGTCGGGCCCCTGCTCTACCTGCCCGAGTGGTTCCTGTGCCTCTTTGCCcgctccctgcccttccccacgGTGCTGCGTGTCTGGGACGCCTTCCTCAGTGAGG GTGTGAAGGTGCTGTTCCGTGTGGGGCTGACGCTGGTGCGCCTGGCGCTGGGCACCACAGAACAGCGCCAGGCCTGCCCGGGGCTCCTGGAGACACTCGGTGCCCTTCGAGCCATCCCCCCTGCCCAACTGCAAGAGGAGGTCTTCATGTCCCAG GTGCACAGCGTGGCCCTGTCTGAGCAGGACCTGCAGCGGGAGCTCAAGGCCCAGCTGGCCCAGCTGCCAGAGTCGACTTCCGGGCCACCTCCTCGGCCAAAGGCGCGCCTGGCGGGGGCCCGAGCCATCTTTGAGGCCCAGCAGCTGGCCCGGGCGCGGGGAGGCGCCAGGCCTGAGGTGCCCCGCATCGTCGTGCAGCCCCCAGACGAGCCCAGGCCACCACGGCGCAAGCCCCAGACCCGAGGCAAGACTTTCCACGGGCTCCTGACGCGGTCCAAGGGCCCCCCTATTGAGGGCCCCCCCAGGTCCCATCGAAGCTCCACCTCCTTCCTGGACACCCGATTCTGA